A single window of Nocardioides kongjuensis DNA harbors:
- the whiA gene encoding DNA-binding protein WhiA: MAMTAQVKAELANIPVTKVCCRKAEVASMLRFAGGLHIVGGRIVVEAELDTGAAARRLRKDISEIYGQGSEVVMVQGNGLRKGSRYIVRVVKDGEALARQTGLLDQRGRPVRGLPPAVVSGGACDAVAAWRGAFLAHGSLTEPGRSSSLEVTCPGSEAALALVGVARRLGIQAKAREVRGVDRVVIRDGDAIGQLLARLGAHETLMAWEERRMRREVRATANRLANFDDANLRRSARAAVTAGARVDRAMEILGDEVPDHLKMAGELRLEHKQASLEELGQLHDPVLTKDAIAGRIRRLLAMADKRAEELGIPDTEASLTPEMLAGDA; encoded by the coding sequence ATGGCGATGACGGCACAGGTCAAGGCGGAGCTCGCCAACATCCCGGTGACGAAGGTCTGCTGTCGCAAGGCCGAGGTCGCCTCGATGCTGCGCTTCGCCGGGGGACTCCACATCGTCGGCGGCCGGATCGTCGTCGAGGCAGAGCTCGACACCGGTGCCGCCGCCCGGCGCCTGCGCAAGGACATCTCGGAGATCTACGGCCAGGGCTCCGAGGTCGTCATGGTGCAGGGCAACGGCCTGCGCAAGGGCAGCCGCTACATCGTGCGCGTGGTCAAGGACGGCGAGGCACTGGCCCGCCAGACCGGCCTGCTCGACCAGCGCGGCCGCCCCGTCCGCGGCCTGCCGCCGGCCGTCGTGTCCGGCGGTGCCTGCGACGCGGTCGCCGCCTGGCGTGGCGCCTTCCTTGCCCACGGCTCGCTCACCGAGCCCGGTCGCTCCTCGTCCCTCGAGGTGACCTGCCCCGGCTCGGAGGCCGCGCTCGCGCTCGTCGGGGTCGCCCGCCGGCTCGGCATCCAGGCCAAGGCCCGCGAGGTGCGGGGCGTGGACCGCGTGGTCATCCGCGACGGGGACGCGATCGGCCAGCTCCTCGCCCGGCTCGGCGCGCACGAGACCCTGATGGCGTGGGAGGAGCGCCGGATGCGGCGCGAGGTCCGGGCCACCGCCAACCGCCTGGCCAACTTCGACGACGCCAACCTCCGCCGCTCCGCCCGCGCCGCCGTCACCGCCGGAGCCCGGGTGGACCGCGCCATGGAGATCCTCGGCGACGAGGTGCCCGACCACCTGAAGATGGCCGGCGAGCTGCGGCTCGAGCACAAGCAGGCCTCGCTCGAGGAGCTCGGGCAGCTGCACGACCCGGTCCTGACCAAGGACGCCATCGCCGGCCGCATCCGCCGGCTGCTCGCGATGGCCGACAAGCGCGCCGAGGAGCTCGGCATCCCCGACACCGAGGCGTCGCTGACACCCGAGATGCTCGCCGGCGACGCGTAG
- a CDS encoding uridine diphosphate-N-acetylglucosamine-binding protein YvcK, which produces MSERAQAVVALGGGHGLHASLSALRHLVDDLTVDDLTAVVTVADNGGSSGRLRGEFGVLPPGDLRMALAALCGDDEWGDTWAKVLQHRFEGDGEMRGHVVGNLLIVGLWELLGDHVDALDWVGRLLGAKGRVLPMAMTPMDITAEVRGLVVGDPDALTSVRGQVEVATTDGVISEIALEPADPEVSPAVVDAIAAADWVVLGPGSWFSSVLPHLLVPRLRESLVATDARVVVVLNLEEQAGETGGFGPADHLAVLAEHAPDLGIDVVLADRASVADDLGELEETVAALGARLVVDDLAVGDGTPRHDPVRLATAYARVFGIGS; this is translated from the coding sequence GTGAGTGAGCGGGCACAGGCGGTCGTGGCCCTGGGCGGCGGCCACGGCCTGCACGCCTCGCTCAGCGCCCTGCGCCACCTCGTCGACGACCTGACCGTCGACGACCTGACGGCGGTGGTCACGGTGGCCGACAACGGCGGCTCCTCGGGGCGGCTGCGGGGTGAGTTCGGCGTGCTCCCGCCGGGCGACCTGCGGATGGCACTGGCCGCGCTGTGCGGCGACGACGAGTGGGGCGACACCTGGGCCAAGGTGCTGCAGCACCGTTTCGAGGGCGACGGGGAGATGCGCGGCCACGTGGTCGGCAACCTGCTCATCGTCGGCCTGTGGGAGCTGCTGGGCGACCACGTCGACGCCCTCGACTGGGTGGGCCGGCTGCTCGGCGCCAAGGGCCGGGTGCTGCCCATGGCGATGACGCCCATGGACATCACCGCCGAGGTGCGTGGCCTGGTCGTCGGCGATCCCGACGCGCTCACCTCCGTGCGCGGGCAGGTCGAGGTCGCCACGACCGACGGGGTGATCAGCGAGATCGCGCTGGAGCCGGCCGACCCGGAGGTGAGCCCCGCCGTCGTGGACGCGATCGCGGCGGCGGACTGGGTGGTCCTCGGGCCCGGCTCCTGGTTCAGCAGCGTGCTCCCGCACCTGCTGGTCCCGCGGCTGCGCGAGTCCCTCGTCGCGACCGACGCCCGCGTCGTCGTCGTGCTCAACCTCGAGGAGCAGGCCGGTGAGACCGGTGGCTTCGGGCCGGCCGACCACCTGGCCGTCCTCGCCGAGCACGCACCGGACCTCGGCATCGACGTGGTGCTGGCCGACCGCGCCTCCGTCGCCGACGACCTCGGCGAGCTCGAGGAGACGGTCGCCGCCCTCGGCGCCCGCCTCGTCGTCGACGACCTGGCCGTGGGCGACGGCACGCCGCGGCACGATCCCGTGAGGCTCGCCACGGCGTACGCCCGCGTCTTCGGCATCGGCTCCTGA
- the rapZ gene encoding RNase adapter RapZ: protein MDETHGQLVVVTGMTGAGRSTAAKELEDLGFFVVDNLPPSLLPEVVRLVDESHGPAQPVAVVVDVRSGSFFQGLRSAIAHGVAGRVTTLVFLDATDEVLVRRQEAARRPHPLQEGGRLLDGLQRERSVLADLRSEADLVIDTSSLNVHQLTDRIAESFGTTETTRLRVSVISFGFKYGIPVDADFMADMRFLPNPHWVPALRPRTGQDAEVSAYVLGRPGAAEFVDAYVPLLSGVAEGYLREGKRFMRVAIGCTGGKHRSVAMTEEIARRLGEQGYVARAIHRDLGRE from the coding sequence ATGGATGAGACGCACGGGCAGCTCGTGGTCGTCACCGGCATGACCGGTGCCGGCCGCAGCACCGCGGCCAAGGAGCTCGAGGACCTCGGCTTCTTCGTCGTCGACAACCTCCCGCCCAGCCTGCTGCCGGAGGTGGTCCGCCTCGTCGACGAGAGCCACGGCCCGGCCCAGCCGGTCGCGGTCGTGGTCGACGTCCGGTCCGGCTCGTTCTTCCAGGGCCTGCGCAGCGCGATCGCCCACGGCGTGGCCGGCCGGGTGACCACGCTGGTCTTCCTGGACGCCACCGACGAGGTGCTGGTCCGCCGCCAGGAGGCGGCCCGTCGTCCGCACCCGCTGCAGGAGGGCGGCCGCCTGCTCGACGGACTGCAGCGCGAGCGCAGCGTGCTCGCCGACCTGCGCTCCGAGGCAGACCTGGTCATCGACACGAGCAGCCTCAACGTGCACCAGCTCACCGACCGGATCGCCGAGTCCTTCGGCACAACCGAGACCACCCGGCTGCGGGTCTCGGTGATCAGCTTCGGGTTCAAGTACGGCATCCCCGTCGACGCCGACTTCATGGCCGACATGCGCTTCCTGCCCAACCCGCACTGGGTCCCCGCCCTGCGTCCGCGCACCGGCCAGGACGCCGAGGTGTCGGCGTACGTGCTGGGCCGGCCGGGGGCCGCCGAGTTCGTCGACGCCTACGTGCCGCTGCTGTCGGGGGTCGCCGAGGGCTACCTGCGGGAGGGCAAGCGGTTCATGCGGGTGGCGATCGGCTGCACGGGCGGCAAGCACCGCAGCGTGGCGATGACCGAGGAGATCGCCCGCCGGCTGGGGGAGCAGGGGTACGTCGCCCGCGCGATCCACCGTGACCTCGGCCGTGAGTGA
- the uvrC gene encoding excinuclease ABC subunit UvrC: MSAPLRRVVGVSPALSYRPKPGEIPTQPGVYRFRDRTQRVIYVGKAKNLRARLSSYFQDIGNLHPRTATMVTTATSVEWTVVGTEVEALQLEYSWIKEFDPRFNVKYRDDKSYPWLAVTVSDEFPRVMVGRGAKRKGTRYFGPYGHAWAIRETVDILLRVFPMRSCSNGVFKRSSQIGRPCLLGYIDKCSAPCVGNISPEDHRAIVDDFCEFMAGRTRPFMKRIEQEMHAASDALDFEKAARLRDDLGAMNKALEKQAVVLGDGSDADVIALAEDPLEVAVQVFYVRGGRIRGQRGWVADRTDDGDTAALVEDFLLQLYAGVAPEDVRDAVPREILVPALPAEHATFEQLLSDLRGAKVEIRVPQRGDKKALQETVARNATESLALHKTKRASDLTTRNIALGEIAEALELDEAPLRIECYDVSHIQGTEIVASMVVFEDGLARKGEYRRFVIKDQDGSDDVKAMHEVITRRFRRLLDEQARSELRPGDPDAGTGPMLVDPDTGRPRKFAYAPGLVVVDGGAPQVAAAQRALDELGIDDIPVCGLAKRLEEVWVPGEEDPVILPRTSEGLYLLQRVRDEAHRFAITHHRNRRSKSMVESLLDDVPGLGEVRRRTLLRHFGSLRKLRAATVEEIAAVPGVGPRTASAIKEALDGATGHNDAHG, from the coding sequence ATGTCGGCACCGCTCCGTAGGGTTGTGGGCGTGTCACCCGCGCTGAGCTACCGGCCGAAACCCGGCGAGATCCCCACCCAGCCCGGGGTCTACCGGTTCCGCGACCGCACCCAGCGGGTGATCTACGTCGGCAAGGCGAAGAACCTGCGCGCCCGGCTCTCGTCGTACTTCCAGGACATCGGCAACCTGCACCCGCGCACCGCGACCATGGTCACCACCGCGACCTCGGTGGAGTGGACGGTCGTCGGGACCGAGGTCGAGGCGCTGCAGCTGGAGTACTCCTGGATCAAGGAGTTCGACCCGCGGTTCAACGTGAAGTACCGCGACGACAAGTCCTACCCGTGGCTGGCCGTCACCGTCTCCGACGAGTTCCCGCGGGTGATGGTCGGGCGCGGCGCGAAGCGCAAGGGCACCCGCTACTTCGGCCCCTACGGCCACGCCTGGGCGATCCGCGAGACCGTCGACATCCTGCTGCGCGTCTTCCCGATGCGCTCGTGCAGCAACGGCGTGTTCAAGCGGTCGAGCCAGATCGGGCGGCCCTGCCTGCTCGGCTACATCGACAAGTGCTCGGCGCCCTGCGTCGGCAACATCTCGCCCGAGGACCACCGCGCGATCGTCGACGACTTCTGCGAGTTCATGGCCGGACGCACGCGACCGTTCATGAAGCGCATCGAGCAGGAGATGCACGCCGCCTCCGACGCACTCGACTTCGAGAAGGCCGCCCGGCTGCGCGACGACCTCGGCGCGATGAACAAGGCGCTCGAGAAGCAGGCCGTGGTGCTCGGCGACGGCTCGGACGCCGACGTGATCGCGCTGGCGGAGGACCCGCTCGAGGTCGCGGTGCAGGTGTTCTACGTGCGGGGCGGCCGGATCCGCGGTCAGCGCGGCTGGGTCGCCGACCGCACCGACGACGGCGACACCGCCGCCCTGGTCGAGGACTTCCTGCTCCAGCTGTACGCCGGCGTGGCGCCCGAGGACGTCCGCGACGCCGTACCCCGCGAGATCCTGGTCCCCGCCCTGCCGGCCGAGCACGCCACGTTCGAGCAGCTGCTCTCCGACCTGCGCGGCGCGAAGGTCGAGATCCGCGTCCCGCAGCGCGGCGACAAGAAGGCCCTGCAGGAGACCGTGGCCCGCAACGCCACCGAGTCCCTCGCGCTGCACAAGACCAAGCGGGCCAGTGACCTGACCACGCGCAACATCGCGCTCGGCGAGATCGCGGAGGCGCTCGAGCTCGACGAGGCGCCGCTGCGCATCGAGTGCTACGACGTCTCCCACATCCAGGGCACCGAGATCGTCGCGTCCATGGTCGTGTTCGAGGACGGACTGGCCCGCAAGGGGGAGTACCGCCGGTTCGTGATCAAGGACCAGGACGGCTCCGACGACGTCAAGGCCATGCACGAGGTGATCACCCGACGGTTCCGACGGCTGCTCGACGAGCAGGCGCGCTCGGAGCTGCGGCCGGGCGACCCCGACGCCGGCACCGGTCCGATGCTGGTCGACCCCGACACCGGTCGGCCACGGAAGTTCGCCTACGCGCCCGGCCTCGTCGTCGTCGACGGTGGTGCGCCGCAGGTCGCTGCGGCCCAGCGCGCGCTCGACGAGCTCGGCATCGACGACATCCCGGTCTGCGGCCTGGCCAAGCGTCTCGAGGAGGTCTGGGTCCCCGGCGAGGAGGACCCGGTCATCCTGCCGCGCACCTCCGAGGGGCTCTACCTGCTGCAGCGGGTCCGCGACGAGGCGCACCGGTTCGCGATCACCCACCACCGCAACCGGCGCTCGAAGTCGATGGTCGAGAGCCTGCTCGACGACGTACCGGGCCTGGGGGAGGTGCGCCGCCGGACGCTGCTGCGCCACTTCGGCTCCCTGCGCAAGCTGCGGGCCGCCACCGTCGAGGAGATCGCCGCCGTCCCCGGGGTGGGGCCGCGCACGGCGAGCGCCATCAAGGAGGCCCTCGACGGGGCCACTGGGCACAATGACGCCCATGGATGA
- a CDS encoding pyridine nucleotide-disulfide oxidoreductase translates to MRCRDAYGYELTTGPLAADAYVGGIRDLLRLRTGAADRIASSIALDPTFAVGHAALALLGHEMCVEVDIAARLADARLHAARATERERSHVHAIERHLLGDPAPLVHHLASYPRDALLLSVAMPTIAFAGVTDVPEQAWRIVEDAAPAYGDDPWITGLMAFVRQEQRRFDEAMDLSCRSLAAEPSGGHAAHARAHAHYETGDHAAGLAWMDGWIDGDGAATDSLTHFSWHAALHELSIGDLAAVRARYDGQLQPRQAVGCRALVDSGSLLFRWAITPDATDVPSIEEVVAVTGRDVLERPGTAFLGMHAAVALLASDDRVGLRNLAAWCAQHPGATHREVVAPLATALGLLAAGRCSAAADRLAALGASTWRLGGSDAQREIVEEARIAALLRAGRYDEARQVLDARLDRREAPRDRSWRRSAAAQAARILSPSTLISTFASADGAGPPSTAPVVAE, encoded by the coding sequence ATGCGATGTCGGGATGCCTACGGCTACGAGCTCACCACCGGTCCCCTCGCCGCCGACGCCTACGTCGGCGGGATACGTGACCTGCTGCGACTGCGCACCGGCGCGGCCGACCGGATCGCCTCGTCCATCGCCCTCGACCCGACCTTCGCCGTCGGGCACGCCGCGCTCGCACTGCTGGGCCACGAGATGTGCGTCGAGGTCGACATCGCGGCCCGGCTCGCCGACGCCCGCCTGCACGCCGCGCGCGCGACCGAGCGCGAGCGCAGCCACGTGCACGCGATCGAGCGCCACCTGCTCGGCGATCCCGCGCCGCTGGTGCACCACCTGGCGTCGTACCCGCGGGACGCGCTGCTCCTCTCCGTCGCCATGCCCACCATCGCGTTCGCCGGGGTCACCGACGTCCCCGAGCAGGCCTGGCGGATCGTCGAGGACGCGGCGCCGGCCTACGGCGACGACCCGTGGATCACCGGCCTGATGGCGTTCGTGCGCCAGGAGCAGCGCCGCTTCGACGAGGCGATGGACCTCTCCTGCCGGTCACTGGCGGCCGAGCCGTCGGGTGGGCACGCGGCCCACGCCCGGGCGCACGCCCACTACGAGACCGGCGACCACGCCGCCGGACTGGCGTGGATGGACGGCTGGATCGACGGCGACGGGGCCGCGACCGACAGCCTCACCCACTTCTCCTGGCACGCGGCGCTGCACGAGCTGTCGATCGGCGACCTGGCCGCCGTCCGTGCTCGCTACGACGGCCAGCTCCAGCCCCGGCAGGCCGTCGGCTGCCGGGCGCTCGTGGACAGCGGTTCGCTGCTGTTCCGCTGGGCGATCACGCCGGACGCGACCGACGTGCCCTCGATCGAGGAGGTCGTCGCCGTCACCGGACGCGACGTGCTGGAGCGGCCCGGGACCGCGTTCCTCGGGATGCACGCGGCGGTCGCGCTGCTGGCGAGCGACGACCGGGTCGGCCTGCGCAACCTGGCGGCCTGGTGCGCGCAACACCCCGGGGCCACCCACCGCGAGGTGGTGGCGCCGCTCGCGACCGCGCTCGGCCTGCTCGCCGCCGGGCGCTGCTCGGCCGCTGCCGACCGACTGGCGGCCCTCGGGGCGTCGACCTGGCGGCTCGGTGGGTCCGACGCCCAGCGCGAGATCGTCGAGGAGGCCCGGATCGCGGCACTGCTCCGCGCGGGACGGTACGACGAGGCGCGGCAGGTGCTCGACGCGCGGCTGGACCGGCGCGAGGCGCCGCGCGACCGCAGCTGGCGCCGATCGGCCGCCGCTCAGGCCGCCAGGATCTTGTCGCCCTCGACCTTGATCTCGACCTTCGCCAGCGCGGACGGCGCCGGGCCGCCCTCGACCGCTCCGGTCGTAGCGGAGTAG
- a CDS encoding Rieske (2Fe-2S) protein: MSLGEVRASRRIVFSGLGALGVAAALAGCAGSGGSSSTKTKVSAGTELATTSEVPVGGGIILADQKVVITQPTAGQYDAFSAVCTHQGLLVTSVDNGTIHCANHGSSYSATTGAVEGGPAPSALAKVEIKVEGDKILAA, encoded by the coding sequence ATGAGCCTCGGTGAGGTCCGCGCCAGCCGGCGCATCGTGTTCTCGGGCCTCGGCGCGCTCGGCGTCGCCGCGGCCCTCGCCGGGTGCGCCGGTAGTGGCGGCAGCTCCTCGACGAAGACCAAGGTCTCCGCCGGTACCGAGCTCGCCACCACGTCCGAGGTCCCGGTCGGCGGCGGCATCATCCTGGCCGACCAGAAGGTCGTGATCACCCAGCCCACGGCGGGGCAGTACGACGCGTTCAGCGCCGTGTGCACCCACCAGGGCCTACTGGTGACCTCGGTCGACAACGGCACCATCCACTGCGCCAACCACGGCTCGTCCTACTCCGCTACGACCGGAGCGGTCGAGGGCGGCCCGGCGCCGTCCGCGCTGGCGAAGGTCGAGATCAAGGTCGAGGGCGACAAGATCCTGGCGGCCTGA
- a CDS encoding Rieske (2Fe-2S) protein, whose amino-acid sequence MTSSVSRRRALAGAATLGVGVPLLAACGDDSTAATDPVSPDPTSAAPTPEPTAATGAPSTGAGSGSAAGLVAAADVPVGGGVVLKADELVVTQPVAGEFKAFTALCTHQGCLVGSVTDGSIHCPCHDSLFSATDGSVESGPASAPLAAVAVTVVEGQVARA is encoded by the coding sequence ATGACTTCCTCGGTGAGCAGGAGGCGGGCCCTCGCCGGCGCCGCCACGCTCGGTGTCGGCGTCCCCCTGCTGGCGGCCTGCGGCGACGACTCGACCGCCGCCACGGACCCCGTGTCGCCCGACCCGACCTCGGCAGCCCCGACGCCGGAGCCCACCGCGGCGACCGGTGCGCCGAGCACCGGCGCCGGGTCCGGATCCGCGGCAGGGCTCGTCGCGGCGGCCGACGTACCGGTCGGCGGGGGCGTGGTGCTCAAGGCGGACGAGCTGGTGGTGACCCAGCCCGTCGCGGGGGAGTTCAAGGCCTTCACCGCGTTGTGCACCCACCAGGGCTGCCTGGTCGGGTCGGTGACCGACGGCTCGATCCACTGCCCGTGCCACGACAGCCTGTTCTCAGCCACGGACGGGTCCGTCGAGAGCGGCCCGGCGAGCGCTCCACTGGCCGCGGTCGCGGTGACGGTCGTCGAGGGGCAGGTGGCACGCGCATGA
- the uvrA gene encoding excinuclease ABC subunit UvrA yields MTDQLIIRGAREHNLKDVSIDLPRDSLIVFTGLSGSGKSSLAFDTIFAEGQRRYVESLSAYARQFLGQMDKPDVDFIEGLSPAVSIDQKSTSKNPRSTVGTITEVYDYLRLLYARAGRAHCPTCGAPIERQTPQQIVDRMMALEEGTRFQVLAPVVRGRKGEFVELFRQLQSQGFSRARVDGETHNLDNPPTLDKKYKHTIEVVVDRLAVKETAKRRLTDSVETALGLAGGLVVFDLVDSTEPGGQELKFSEKMACPNDHPIETDDLEPRSFSFNSPFGACPACTGLGTRMEVDPELVVPDPTATLAEGALQPWSHAHVADYFGRLLIALGEELGFDVDTPWEQLSPKARKAILEGHPTKVHVVTRNRYGRERSYYADFEGVRTYVERRHREAESDTSRERFEGFMREVPCPVCSGSRLKPVSMSVTLGAREHGGKNIAEVCALPINEAAAYLRDLDLSARERQIGERVLKEIQERLNFLLDVGLDYLSLDRPSGSLSGGEAQRIRLATQIGAGLVGVLYVLDEPSIGLHQRDNQKLIETLVRLKDLGNTLIVVEHDEDTIRVADWIVDIGPGAGEHGGQVVHSGTVKDLLEHPDSMTGQYLSGRREIPVPAVRRPRTKGRELKVIGAREHNLKNVDVAFPLGVFTAVTGVSGSGKSTLVNDILYTSLAKQIYNARAIPGRHQKITGLEHVDKVIHVDQSPIGRTPRSNPATYTGVFDHVRKLFAQTPEAKMRGYQQGRFSFNVKGGRCEACAGDGTIKIEMNFLPDVYVPCEVCHGARYNRETLEVHYKGKTIAEVLDMPIEEAQEFFAAVPPIARHMKTLTEVGLGYVRLGQPATTLSGGEAQRVKLAAELQKRSTGRTVYVLDEPTTGLHFEDIRKLLGVLSGLVDKGNTVLVIEHNLDVIKTADWLIDMGPEGGSRGGTVVAEGTPEDIAATPASHTGTFLKPLLDGRSARQPTGLKRAPAAAAKAPATKTAAKKTAAKKAPAKKTATRRTTARAGS; encoded by the coding sequence GTGACCGATCAGCTGATCATCCGTGGGGCACGCGAGCACAACCTCAAGGACGTCTCGATCGACCTTCCCCGCGACTCGCTCATCGTGTTCACGGGCCTGTCCGGCTCGGGCAAGTCGAGCCTCGCGTTCGACACCATCTTCGCCGAGGGCCAGCGCCGCTACGTCGAGTCGCTCTCGGCGTACGCCCGCCAGTTCCTGGGCCAGATGGACAAGCCCGACGTCGACTTCATCGAGGGCCTCTCGCCCGCGGTCTCGATCGACCAGAAGTCGACCTCCAAGAACCCGCGCTCGACCGTCGGGACCATCACCGAGGTCTACGACTACCTGCGCCTGCTCTACGCCCGCGCGGGGCGCGCGCACTGCCCGACCTGCGGCGCCCCCATCGAGCGACAGACCCCCCAGCAGATCGTCGACCGGATGATGGCCCTCGAGGAGGGCACCCGGTTCCAGGTGCTGGCGCCTGTGGTCCGCGGCCGCAAGGGCGAGTTCGTGGAGCTGTTCCGCCAGCTGCAGTCGCAGGGCTTCTCCCGGGCCCGGGTCGACGGCGAGACCCACAACCTCGACAACCCGCCCACGCTCGACAAGAAGTACAAGCACACGATCGAGGTCGTCGTCGACCGGCTGGCGGTCAAGGAGACGGCCAAGCGCCGGCTCACCGACTCCGTCGAGACCGCGCTCGGCCTGGCCGGCGGCCTCGTCGTCTTCGACCTCGTCGACAGCACCGAGCCCGGCGGCCAGGAGCTCAAGTTCTCCGAGAAGATGGCGTGCCCCAACGACCACCCCATCGAGACCGACGACCTCGAGCCGCGCTCGTTCTCGTTCAACTCGCCGTTCGGCGCCTGCCCTGCCTGCACCGGTCTCGGCACCCGGATGGAGGTCGACCCCGAGCTGGTCGTCCCCGACCCGACCGCGACCCTGGCCGAGGGCGCGCTCCAGCCGTGGAGCCACGCCCACGTCGCCGACTACTTCGGCCGGCTGCTGATCGCCCTGGGCGAGGAGCTCGGTTTCGACGTCGACACCCCGTGGGAGCAGCTCTCGCCGAAGGCCCGCAAGGCGATCCTGGAGGGCCATCCGACCAAGGTCCACGTGGTCACCCGCAACCGCTACGGCCGCGAGCGTTCCTACTACGCCGACTTCGAGGGCGTGCGCACCTACGTCGAGCGCCGGCACCGCGAGGCCGAGAGCGACACCAGCCGCGAGCGGTTCGAGGGCTTCATGCGCGAGGTGCCGTGCCCGGTGTGCTCCGGCAGCCGGCTCAAGCCGGTCTCGATGTCGGTGACCCTCGGCGCCCGCGAGCACGGCGGCAAGAACATCGCCGAGGTCTGCGCACTGCCGATCAACGAGGCCGCCGCCTACCTGCGCGACCTCGACCTGTCCGCCCGCGAGCGCCAGATCGGCGAGCGGGTGCTCAAGGAGATCCAGGAGCGGCTCAACTTCCTGCTCGACGTCGGCCTCGACTACCTCTCGCTCGACCGGCCCTCCGGCTCGCTGTCGGGTGGCGAGGCCCAGCGGATCCGGCTCGCGACCCAGATCGGCGCCGGCCTGGTCGGTGTCCTCTACGTCCTCGACGAGCCGTCGATCGGCCTCCACCAGCGCGACAACCAGAAGCTGATCGAGACGCTCGTGCGGCTCAAGGACCTCGGCAACACGTTGATCGTCGTCGAGCACGACGAGGACACCATCCGCGTCGCCGACTGGATCGTCGACATCGGCCCCGGAGCCGGCGAGCACGGCGGCCAGGTGGTCCACTCCGGCACGGTCAAGGACCTGCTCGAGCACCCCGACTCGATGACCGGGCAGTACCTCTCCGGTCGCCGCGAGATCCCCGTCCCCGCCGTGCGCCGTCCGCGCACCAAGGGTCGCGAGCTCAAGGTGATCGGCGCCCGCGAGCACAACCTCAAGAACGTCGACGTCGCCTTCCCGCTCGGCGTCTTCACCGCCGTGACCGGCGTCTCCGGCTCCGGCAAGTCGACGCTGGTCAACGACATCCTCTACACCTCGCTGGCCAAGCAGATCTACAACGCCCGCGCCATCCCCGGCCGGCACCAGAAGATCACCGGCCTCGAGCACGTCGACAAGGTGATCCACGTCGACCAGTCGCCGATCGGTCGCACGCCGCGGTCCAACCCGGCGACCTACACCGGTGTCTTCGACCACGTCCGCAAGCTGTTCGCGCAGACGCCCGAGGCGAAGATGCGCGGCTACCAGCAGGGCCGCTTCTCGTTCAACGTCAAGGGCGGCCGCTGCGAGGCGTGCGCCGGCGACGGCACGATCAAGATCGAGATGAACTTCCTCCCGGACGTCTACGTCCCGTGCGAGGTGTGCCACGGCGCCCGCTACAACCGCGAGACGCTCGAGGTCCACTACAAGGGCAAGACCATCGCCGAGGTCCTCGACATGCCGATCGAGGAGGCTCAGGAGTTCTTCGCCGCCGTGCCCCCGATCGCGCGGCACATGAAGACGCTGACCGAGGTCGGCCTGGGCTACGTCCGCCTCGGGCAGCCGGCCACCACGCTGTCCGGCGGCGAGGCGCAGCGGGTCAAGCTCGCCGCCGAGCTGCAGAAGCGGTCGACGGGCCGCACGGTCTACGTCCTCGACGAGCCGACCACCGGCCTGCACTTCGAGGACATCCGCAAGCTGCTCGGCGTGCTCTCCGGCCTGGTCGACAAGGGCAACACGGTCCTGGTCATCGAGCACAACCTCGACGTCATCAAGACCGCCGACTGGCTGATCGACATGGGTCCCGAGGGTGGCTCGCGCGGCGGCACCGTGGTCGCCGAGGGCACGCCCGAGGACATCGCCGCCACCCCCGCCAGCCACACCGGCACGTTCCTCAAGCCGCTGCTCGACGGTCGTTCCGCGCGCCAGCCCACCGGGCTGAAGCGGGCTCCCGCTGCGGCCGCGAAGGCGCCGGCCACGAAGACGGCCGCCAAGAAGACGGCGGCGAAGAAGGCGCCCGCGAAGAAGACGGCGACCAGGAGGACGACGGCCCGGGCAGGCTCATAG
- a CDS encoding maleylpyruvate isomerase family mycothiol-dependent enzyme, which produces MTSPTAALAAATDRLLATARALPAAEWAAPSLCAGWTRGHVLAHLALNAEGLAGVLRGLRDGAPATMYSSDEARDGDIAVLATATPQEVLARLVAGCASLAEVLDVAAGLAPGTTFERTPGGRLMPANDVAHLRLREVEIHHADLGAGYSASDWPPTTAMAFLHDDAQRYAGPGFHVVATDEPARWAFGSPGTDAPTVSGPLGALAWWATGRAAAPVVSSTTGTLPSLEGR; this is translated from the coding sequence GTGACCTCCCCCACTGCCGCCCTCGCCGCGGCCACCGACCGGCTGCTCGCCACCGCCCGCGCCCTGCCCGCCGCCGAGTGGGCCGCCCCGTCGCTGTGCGCCGGCTGGACCCGCGGCCACGTCCTCGCCCACCTCGCCCTCAACGCCGAGGGCCTCGCCGGCGTGCTCCGCGGGCTCCGCGACGGCGCTCCCGCGACCATGTACTCCTCCGACGAGGCGAGGGACGGCGACATCGCCGTGCTCGCCACCGCGACGCCCCAGGAGGTCCTCGCGCGCCTGGTCGCCGGCTGCGCCAGCCTCGCCGAGGTGCTCGACGTCGCCGCCGGGCTGGCCCCGGGCACCACCTTCGAGCGGACGCCGGGCGGGCGGCTGATGCCGGCGAACGACGTGGCGCACCTGCGGCTGCGGGAGGTCGAGATCCACCACGCCGACCTGGGCGCCGGCTACTCCGCGTCCGACTGGCCGCCGACGACCGCGATGGCGTTCCTGCACGACGACGCCCAGCGGTACGCCGGCCCCGGCTTCCACGTCGTCGCCACCGACGAGCCCGCCCGCTGGGCCTTCGGCTCCCCCGGCACCGACGCCCCGACGGTGAGCGGCCCGCTCGGCGCCCTCGCCTGGTGGGCGACCGGCCGCGCCGCGGCGCCAGTAGTCTCGAGCACGACCGGAACGCTGCCGAGCCTGGAGGGACGATGA